A genome region from Geminicoccus roseus DSM 18922 includes the following:
- a CDS encoding fimbrial biogenesis chaperone, whose amino-acid sequence MTGIPTGSRPIARPSCRRHALALVLALGLLAPPLVLSAPAHAAGNLAVSPTRVDLGETGTATIAVRNDGDEGSVLQVSAMRWLDSPMPDALEPAPEMIAVPPVFTLKPGAQQVIRLALRDRSRPPVERSYRLLITEVPAPASGGAQSGGVRFALGFNVPVFQRAPGALADPVWTIQSAVGGPILAVRNAGQAHVQVSGIAVQDDAGRSLAQVKEAFYLLPGRSRSWPLPAAAKGGLVTVVADTNLGTLEERLAAPRD is encoded by the coding sequence GTGACCGGGATCCCTACCGGCTCCCGGCCGATCGCCCGGCCCAGCTGCCGCCGGCATGCCCTGGCGCTCGTCCTGGCGCTGGGCCTGCTCGCCCCGCCGCTCGTCCTCAGCGCCCCGGCGCACGCCGCGGGCAATCTGGCGGTGTCGCCGACCCGGGTCGACCTGGGCGAGACCGGCACCGCCACCATCGCGGTGCGCAACGATGGCGATGAAGGCAGCGTGCTGCAGGTCAGCGCCATGCGCTGGCTCGATTCGCCGATGCCGGACGCGCTGGAGCCGGCGCCGGAGATGATCGCGGTGCCGCCGGTCTTCACCCTGAAGCCCGGCGCCCAGCAGGTGATCCGGCTGGCGCTGCGCGACCGCAGCCGGCCGCCCGTCGAGCGTAGCTATCGCCTGCTGATCACCGAGGTGCCGGCACCCGCCTCGGGCGGGGCGCAGTCAGGCGGCGTGCGCTTCGCCCTGGGCTTCAACGTCCCGGTCTTCCAAAGGGCGCCGGGCGCCCTGGCCGACCCGGTCTGGACCATCCAGTCGGCGGTGGGCGGCCCGATCCTGGCGGTGCGCAATGCCGGCCAGGCTCATGTCCAGGTGAGCGGGATCGCCGTGCAGGACGATGCCGGGCGCTCTCTGGCCCAGGTGAAGGAGGCCTTCTACCTGCTGCCCGGACGTTCGCGGAGCTGGCCGCTGCCGGCTGCCGCGAAGGGTGGCCTGGTGACGGTGGTGGCGGACACGAATCTTGGCACGCTCGAAGAACGCCTGGCCGCTCCGCGCGACTAG
- a CDS encoding M81 family metallopeptidase, translated as MARIAVGGLHHETNSFAPHAADWAAFEQADGWPGRQRGSAMFAGIAGINLAITGFVDAARARGHELVPLVWANACPSGPVTTDAFERLAGQMLEDLAAAGPLDGIFLDLHGAMITEELDDGEGELLARIRRVLPATPLVCALDLHADVSEAMVRHADGLVAYRTYPHVDIAETGARCLPLLERLIEGEPQAKAHRKLDFLVGLPWQCTMIEPARGLYRLADELALRIDGTVSVAMGFPPADTSCGAPSVLAYGPDAARVEAAADELAAAFRAAEPAFAGRLWTPAQAVAEALARPWKGRPVLLADTQDNPGGGGTSDTTGLLAALIDAGVPDTVLAILTDAAAAAAAHALGAGGWLRGLELGGRHGPDGVAPLRGDWYVQRLAPGRFTATGPMYRGSRMDLGPMALLRAGRPDGPGVIVATRRVQAADAAIFRHLGVEPARQRILGLKSSVHFRADFEPMAADVLVVEAPGVNTADPGRLRFRRLPPGVRRRPNQP; from the coding sequence ATGGCGCGGATCGCGGTCGGCGGGCTGCACCACGAAACCAACAGCTTCGCGCCGCATGCGGCCGACTGGGCCGCCTTCGAGCAGGCCGACGGCTGGCCCGGCCGGCAGCGCGGAAGCGCGATGTTCGCCGGGATTGCCGGGATCAACCTCGCGATCACCGGGTTTGTGGACGCCGCCCGGGCGCGCGGCCACGAGCTGGTGCCGCTGGTCTGGGCGAATGCCTGCCCGTCCGGACCGGTCACCACCGACGCGTTCGAGCGTCTGGCCGGCCAGATGCTGGAGGATCTGGCCGCGGCGGGTCCGCTGGACGGGATCTTCCTCGACCTGCACGGTGCGATGATCACGGAGGAGCTGGACGACGGCGAGGGCGAGCTGCTGGCGCGGATCCGGCGGGTCCTTCCGGCCACGCCGCTCGTGTGCGCGCTCGACCTGCATGCCGACGTGTCCGAGGCCATGGTCCGCCATGCCGACGGGCTGGTCGCCTACCGCACCTATCCCCATGTCGACATCGCCGAGACCGGAGCGCGCTGCCTGCCGCTCCTGGAGCGGCTGATCGAAGGGGAGCCTCAGGCCAAGGCCCACCGCAAGCTCGACTTCCTGGTGGGGCTGCCCTGGCAGTGCACCATGATCGAGCCGGCGCGCGGGCTCTACCGCCTGGCGGACGAGCTGGCGCTCCGGATCGACGGGACGGTCTCGGTCGCGATGGGCTTTCCGCCGGCCGACACCTCCTGCGGAGCACCGTCGGTGCTGGCCTATGGGCCGGATGCCGCAAGGGTCGAGGCGGCAGCCGACGAGCTGGCCGCCGCGTTCCGCGCCGCGGAGCCGGCCTTTGCCGGCCGGCTGTGGACGCCGGCGCAGGCGGTGGCCGAGGCCCTGGCTAGGCCCTGGAAGGGACGGCCGGTCCTGCTGGCCGATACCCAGGACAACCCGGGCGGTGGCGGCACCTCGGACACCACCGGGCTTCTCGCGGCGCTGATCGACGCCGGCGTGCCGGACACGGTCCTGGCGATCCTGACGGACGCGGCCGCCGCGGCGGCGGCACATGCGCTCGGAGCCGGCGGCTGGCTGCGTGGCCTGGAACTGGGCGGTCGGCATGGGCCCGATGGTGTCGCCCCGTTGCGGGGTGACTGGTACGTCCAGCGCCTTGCCCCGGGCCGGTTCACCGCCACCGGCCCGATGTACCGGGGCAGCCGGATGGATCTGGGGCCGATGGCGCTGCTGCGGGCCGGGCGACCCGACGGGCCGGGAGTGATCGTCGCGACCCGCCGCGTGCAGGCCGCCGACGCCGCGATCTTCCGGCATCTGGGGGTGGAGCCCGCCCGGCAGCGCATCCTGGGCCTCAAGAGCTCGGTACATTTCCGCGCCGATTTCGAGCCCATGGCCGCCGATGTCCTGGTGGTCGAGGCGCCGGGGGTTAATACCGCCGACCCGGGGCGGCTGCGGTTCCGGCGCCTGCCGCCGGGGGTCCGTCGGCGCCCGAACCAGCCCTGA
- the speE gene encoding polyamine aminopropyltransferase, translated as MDWFTETLWPSWAQKIKVKEVLYHDQTEHQDLIVFESDAWGRVLALDGVVQTTTGDEFVYHEMLVHTPILAHGQAEEVLIIGGGDGGCLREALKHPGVRRVTQVEIDGGVIEFCKKFLPTLSDGAFEHEKARVVIADGAKYAAETADRYDVVIVDSTDPHGPGAVLFTEEFYRDCRRMLKQGGVLVTQCGNPAIHPDELEFTQARQRGAGFADVTYYFAAVPTYVGGSMALGWASDDPALRRVGAADLEKRGVPADLRYYTPEMHAAAFAHPAWMKRRVGY; from the coding sequence ATGGACTGGTTCACCGAGACGCTCTGGCCAAGCTGGGCGCAGAAGATCAAGGTGAAGGAGGTGCTCTATCACGACCAGACCGAGCACCAGGACCTGATCGTCTTCGAAAGCGACGCGTGGGGCAGGGTGCTGGCCCTGGACGGCGTGGTGCAGACCACCACGGGCGACGAGTTCGTCTACCACGAGATGCTGGTGCATACCCCGATCCTGGCGCACGGGCAGGCCGAGGAGGTGCTGATCATCGGAGGCGGCGACGGGGGATGCCTGCGGGAGGCGCTCAAGCATCCGGGCGTCCGGCGGGTCACCCAGGTCGAGATCGACGGCGGCGTCATCGAGTTCTGCAAAAAGTTCCTGCCGACCCTGTCGGATGGGGCCTTCGAGCATGAGAAGGCCCGGGTGGTGATTGCCGACGGCGCGAAATATGCGGCGGAGACCGCCGACCGCTACGACGTGGTCATCGTCGATTCCACCGATCCGCATGGCCCTGGGGCGGTCCTGTTCACCGAGGAATTCTACCGGGACTGCCGGCGGATGCTGAAGCAGGGTGGCGTTTTGGTCACCCAGTGCGGCAATCCCGCGATCCATCCCGACGAGCTGGAGTTCACGCAGGCGCGCCAGCGGGGCGCCGGCTTCGCTGATGTGACCTATTATTTCGCCGCGGTCCCCACCTATGTCGGCGGCAGCATGGCGCTGGGGTGGGCCTCGGACGATCCGGCCCTTCGCCGGGTCGGCGCCGCGGACCTGGAGAAGCGGGGGGTGCCCGCCGACCTGCGCTACTACACCCCCGAGATGCATGCGGCCGCCTTCGCCCATCCGGCCTGGATGAAGCGCCGGGTCGGCTACTGA
- a CDS encoding Csu type fimbrial protein: MTRAACWAAGLLGTVVVLLPKPAPAPTTTGTLAVSAVVQTSCSLTGGTLNFGTYTSGQTSNLDVDGQITFANCPTGNLVFELDGGGTGNTTARKMTSGSNQLAYQLYRNTTRSAIFATGSNAYTEIRLVAGGGTIPVHGRINANQTVPAGNYADTVNVTLTFP, translated from the coding sequence ATGACACGCGCAGCTTGCTGGGCCGCCGGGCTGCTTGGCACCGTGGTGGTGCTGCTACCCAAGCCGGCACCGGCGCCCACCACCACCGGAACGCTGGCCGTATCCGCCGTGGTCCAGACCAGTTGCTCGCTCACCGGCGGCACGTTGAACTTTGGCACCTACACGTCCGGTCAGACCAGCAACCTCGACGTCGACGGCCAGATCACCTTCGCCAACTGCCCCACCGGCAACCTGGTGTTCGAGCTGGACGGCGGCGGCACCGGCAACACCACCGCGCGGAAGATGACCTCGGGCAGCAACCAGCTGGCCTACCAGCTCTACCGCAACACCACCCGCTCGGCGATCTTCGCCACCGGCTCCAACGCCTACACCGAGATCCGCCTGGTGGCCGGCGGCGGCACCATCCCGGTCCATGGGCGGATCAACGCCAACCAGACCGTGCCGGCCGGCAACTACGCCGACACGGTGAACGTGACGCTGACCTTCCCGTGA
- the ilvD gene encoding dihydroxy-acid dehydratase: MARVTIFDKTNLPSRYSTTGPQRAPHRSYYYAMGLTSDDIKKPFVGVVTTWNEAAPCNIALGRQAQAVKRGVVKAGGTPREFTTITVTDGIAMGHQGMKSSLVSREVIADSTELTVRGHAYDALVGLAGCDKSLPGLMMAMVRLNVPAVFMYGGSILPGKFRGRDVTVQDVFEAVGKHAVGAMSDADLDELERVACPSAGSCGGQFTANTMACVSEAIGLALPGSAGTPAPYEARDAWAEQSGEAVMELLANRTRPRDIVTLKALENAARVVACSGGSTNGALHLPALAHEAGIKFDLHDVAEIFRSTPYIADLKPAGQYVMKDLADVGGVPLIMRALLDGGFLHGDCITVTGRTIAQNLESFPWRPDQTIVRATTNPITEVGGVVGLKGTLAPEGAIVKIAGLPSLKFRGPARCFDCEEDAMQAVQERKYEDGEVLVIRYEGPKGGPGMREMLGVTSALYGQGKGDAVALITDGRFSGATRGFCIGHVGPEAQVGGPIGLLRNGDIIAIDAEKGTMDVELSEEELAKRRAEWKPRPTYYAAGTLWKYAQTVGSAEKGAVTHPGGAAEVHVYADI; this comes from the coding sequence GTGGCGCGCGTGACGATCTTCGACAAGACCAACCTGCCCTCGCGCTACTCCACCACGGGGCCCCAGCGCGCCCCGCACCGGTCCTACTACTACGCGATGGGCCTCACCTCGGACGACATCAAGAAGCCGTTCGTTGGCGTGGTGACGACCTGGAACGAGGCGGCACCCTGCAACATCGCCCTTGGCCGGCAGGCCCAGGCGGTCAAGCGTGGCGTGGTCAAGGCGGGCGGCACGCCGCGCGAGTTCACCACCATCACCGTCACCGACGGCATCGCCATGGGCCACCAGGGGATGAAGTCGTCCCTGGTCTCCCGCGAGGTGATCGCGGATTCGACCGAGCTGACCGTGCGCGGGCATGCCTATGACGCGCTGGTGGGGCTCGCCGGCTGCGACAAGTCGCTGCCCGGACTGATGATGGCCATGGTCCGCCTGAACGTCCCTGCCGTGTTCATGTATGGCGGCTCGATCCTGCCGGGGAAGTTCCGCGGCCGGGACGTGACCGTCCAGGACGTGTTCGAGGCGGTGGGCAAGCATGCGGTGGGCGCCATGTCGGATGCCGACCTGGACGAGCTGGAGCGGGTCGCCTGCCCGTCGGCCGGCTCCTGCGGCGGCCAGTTCACCGCCAACACCATGGCCTGCGTTTCCGAGGCCATCGGCCTGGCGCTGCCCGGCTCGGCCGGCACCCCGGCACCCTACGAGGCCCGCGACGCCTGGGCGGAACAGTCCGGCGAGGCGGTCATGGAGCTGCTGGCCAACCGGACCCGGCCCCGGGACATCGTCACCCTGAAGGCCCTGGAGAACGCCGCCCGGGTCGTCGCCTGCTCTGGCGGCTCGACCAACGGCGCCCTCCATCTGCCGGCCCTGGCGCACGAGGCCGGCATCAAGTTCGACCTGCACGACGTCGCCGAGATCTTCCGCTCGACCCCCTACATCGCCGACCTGAAGCCCGCCGGGCAGTACGTGATGAAGGACCTGGCCGATGTCGGCGGGGTGCCGCTGATCATGCGGGCGCTGCTGGATGGCGGGTTCCTGCATGGCGACTGCATCACCGTCACCGGCAGGACCATCGCGCAGAACCTGGAGAGCTTCCCCTGGCGGCCCGACCAGACGATCGTGCGCGCCACCACCAACCCGATCACCGAGGTCGGCGGCGTGGTCGGCCTGAAGGGCACGCTGGCCCCGGAGGGCGCCATCGTGAAGATCGCCGGCCTGCCCAGCCTGAAGTTCCGTGGTCCGGCCCGCTGCTTCGACTGCGAGGAGGACGCCATGCAGGCGGTCCAGGAGCGCAAGTACGAGGATGGCGAGGTCCTGGTGATCCGCTACGAGGGCCCCAAGGGCGGTCCTGGCATGCGCGAGATGCTGGGGGTGACCTCGGCGCTGTACGGCCAGGGCAAGGGAGATGCCGTGGCGCTGATCACCGACGGGCGCTTTTCGGGTGCCACCCGCGGCTTCTGCATTGGCCATGTCGGTCCGGAAGCGCAGGTCGGCGGGCCGATCGGCCTGTTGAGAAACGGCGACATCATCGCGATCGATGCCGAGAAGGGCACGATGGATGTCGAGCTGTCGGAGGAGGAACTGGCCAAGCGCCGCGCGGAGTGGAAGCCGCGACCGACCTACTATGCGGCGGGTACGCTCTGGAAGTATGCCCAGACGGTGGGTTCGGCCGAGAAGGGCGCCGTCACCCATCCGGGCGGCGCCGCCGAGGTGCATGTCTACGCCGACATCTGA
- a CDS encoding DUF4142 domain-containing protein: MKKPVIAAATALLLASTLAACGRTETTSPATPTAVQSPANLPPITLSPEVNELIDGATVPADAFLQMAGVGNMFEIQAGTIASEKSNNPDVRAYGREMVEDHGMMGLELNSKASIAGSTYTVPVTLDAKHQAMIDQLEAASAEEFDQLYIEMMRQSHKDTYELLNAMADRGSLANFNEFAEDNKEMVLEHLNEANDLAGQLMSENMGDNATM; the protein is encoded by the coding sequence ATGAAAAAGCCCGTTATTGCTGCCGCCACGGCCCTGTTGCTGGCCTCCACGCTCGCTGCCTGCGGGAGGACCGAGACCACCTCACCGGCCACGCCGACGGCGGTGCAGTCACCGGCCAACCTGCCGCCGATCACCCTGTCGCCCGAGGTCAACGAGCTGATCGACGGCGCGACCGTTCCGGCCGATGCCTTCCTGCAGATGGCCGGCGTCGGCAACATGTTCGAGATCCAGGCCGGCACGATCGCATCGGAGAAGTCCAACAACCCGGACGTGCGCGCCTACGGTCGCGAAATGGTCGAGGACCACGGCATGATGGGGCTGGAGCTGAACAGCAAGGCCAGCATCGCCGGCAGCACCTACACGGTTCCCGTAACGCTGGACGCCAAGCATCAGGCGATGATCGACCAGCTGGAGGCAGCCTCCGCGGAGGAGTTCGACCAGCTCTACATCGAGATGATGCGGCAGTCCCACAAGGACACCTACGAGCTGCTCAACGCCATGGCTGATCGCGGCTCGCTCGCGAACTTCAACGAGTTCGCCGAAGACAACAAGGAGATGGTCCTCGAGCATCTCAACGAGGCGAACGACCTCGCCGGCCAGCTGATGTCCGAGAACATGGGCGACAACGCCACCATGTGA
- a CDS encoding response regulator, with product MTVAAVSHELREPMNGVLGMARLLGETQLSDEQRGLVAAITDSAEALLTVINDMLDLSRAEAGRLELLDTVFDPRLLLERIVAPFQVKARAKHLRFETMVAQDVPARLRGDPGRLRQILGNVIGNAVKFTDAGGVTIRMRVHPARPNGFVLFEIADTGPGFDASSMAKLFSGYNQIGGTTARAFGGSGLGLMVSMRLIRAMGGKVAVDARPGRGARFVIDLPLAAAGAAPHEGAPEPVSLAGLELLVVEPRPELRERLRAAGLAWGMGVRGAAGTQDALREIQEAGTRGVRFDLLIASAAITDDDTVRLLQVMRDRPGAGFRAVCLAGSGLRGDAVRARALGYDAYLAAPFHNDDLMQILMGIVQASENTQLLTRHHVDEQGGRALRILVADDNPVNAKLATLLLGKAGHDVTAVPDGAAAVAMVGEGQFDLVLMDVQMPGTDGLAATRTIRRLADPDRQKIPIVALTADAMPGDEAAVRAAGMDAYLTKPIDRPKLLSTVRYWGERSLRRRQDITSTIT from the coding sequence GTGACGGTAGCGGCGGTGAGCCACGAGCTGCGCGAGCCGATGAACGGCGTCCTCGGCATGGCCCGGCTCCTGGGGGAGACGCAGCTTTCCGACGAGCAGCGCGGGCTGGTCGCCGCCATCACCGATTCGGCCGAGGCGCTCCTGACCGTGATCAACGACATGCTCGACCTCTCCCGCGCCGAGGCCGGCCGGCTCGAGCTGCTGGATACCGTTTTCGACCCGCGCCTCCTGCTGGAGCGGATCGTGGCGCCTTTTCAGGTGAAGGCCCGGGCCAAGCATCTGCGCTTCGAGACCATGGTCGCCCAGGACGTCCCGGCACGGCTGCGGGGCGATCCGGGCCGCCTGCGTCAGATCCTGGGCAACGTGATCGGCAACGCGGTCAAGTTCACCGATGCCGGCGGCGTTACCATCAGGATGCGGGTCCATCCTGCCCGGCCGAACGGGTTCGTGCTGTTCGAGATCGCCGACACCGGGCCGGGCTTCGATGCATCCAGCATGGCCAAGCTGTTCTCCGGCTATAACCAGATCGGCGGGACCACGGCGCGGGCGTTTGGCGGCAGCGGCCTGGGCCTGATGGTGTCGATGCGCCTGATCCGCGCCATGGGCGGCAAGGTCGCGGTCGATGCACGGCCGGGCCGGGGAGCCCGCTTCGTCATCGACCTGCCGCTGGCGGCTGCAGGAGCAGCGCCCCACGAGGGCGCGCCAGAACCGGTGAGCCTGGCCGGCCTGGAACTGCTGGTGGTCGAACCCCGGCCGGAACTGCGCGAGCGGCTTCGGGCGGCGGGGCTGGCCTGGGGCATGGGCGTGCGCGGGGCCGCCGGGACCCAGGACGCGCTGCGGGAGATCCAGGAAGCCGGTACGCGCGGGGTGCGCTTCGACCTGCTGATCGCCAGCGCCGCCATCACCGACGACGACACGGTACGACTCCTGCAGGTGATGCGGGACCGGCCCGGGGCCGGGTTCCGCGCGGTCTGCCTGGCCGGGTCCGGCCTGCGCGGCGACGCGGTGCGCGCACGGGCGCTGGGCTATGATGCGTATCTGGCCGCACCCTTCCACAACGACGATCTCATGCAGATCCTGATGGGGATCGTGCAAGCATCGGAAAACACGCAGCTTCTGACCCGTCACCATGTCGACGAACAGGGAGGGCGGGCCCTGCGCATCCTGGTGGCCGACGACAATCCGGTGAACGCGAAGCTCGCTACCCTGCTGCTCGGCAAGGCCGGCCATGACGTCACCGCCGTCCCGGATGGCGCCGCCGCCGTGGCCATGGTCGGGGAAGGCCAGTTCGACCTGGTGCTGATGGACGTGCAGATGCCGGGAACCGACGGCCTTGCGGCGACTCGCACGATCCGCCGGCTGGCCGACCCGGACCGGCAGAAGATTCCGATCGTGGCGCTCACCGCCGATGCCATGCCCGGCGACGAGGCCGCCGTGCGTGCCGCCGGGATGGACGCCTACCTGACCAAGCCGATCGACCGGCCCAAGCTTCTTTCCACGGTGCGCTACTGGGGCGAGCGATCCCTTCGCCGCCGGCAGGACATCACCTCAACCATTACGTGA